ACCATCCCAGCAAAGAGGCGCGTGAGGCTTTACCCGGACGACGAAGCACTGCGCCAACACATCCATAACTTGAATGACTTGATCTACACCGCGATCAACAACGGCGCCTACAAGGCCGGATTTTCGTCCGATCAAACGATCTATACGGCAGCATTTGACGCCTATTTCGAGGCACTTGAACAATTGGAGCAGCTCCTTTCTGATGGCAGGCCTTTTTTAACCGGCATTCACTTCACAGAGGCCGATCTGCGCCTGTTCCCTACGCTTTATCGCCATGATCCCGTCTACTATGTGCGGATGAAGCTTAACGGAGCGCGGATATTGGACTATCCATACTTATGGCGTTGGCTATGCCGTGTGTATGCACTGCCCGGCGTTGCAAACTCCGGATCCCTTGTGCATTGCCGCCAGGGATATTTCGGGCGCAGTTGGAATGGCGTTGTTCCCCGAGGGCCATCTAAACCAATGTCTTACCCTGAGGCCTATTTACGCCCTGATCTCGCAGTTCTGTAGGCGTCGTCAGTTTGGCTTTACATTGGGGTCAGGATGCACTGATTTCCGTAGGCTTGCGGGCCACGTCCAGTTTCGTAAGTTAGGCGCCAGCATCAGAGAGGGCATGGAATGAGCTGGACCGAATATCTCGACACACACCAATCGCGCTTTGTTGAAGAGCTGTGCGACTTCATTCGTATTCCATCGGTATCAGCCAAACCCGAAAACGCGGGCGATGTTCGAAAGGCCGGGCAGTGGGTGGTTGATCGGTTGGTTATGGCGGGAATGGAAAACGTTCAGATGATGGAGACAGCAGGCCATCCGGTGGTCTGTGCCGATTGGCTGCATGCCGGGTCGGATGCGCCTACAATCCTGATCTATGGCCATTTTGACGTGCAACCAGCCGAACCATTTGAGCTCTGGTCCTCACCTCCGTTCGAGCCGACGATCCGCGGCGATCGGATTTACGGGCGTGGGGCGACCGACGACAAGGGTGCAATGTTAATACCGATCCTTGCGGCTGAGGCATTGATGGCGAAGACTGGGAAGCTGCCTGTGAACGTGCGGTTTTTCTTTGAGGGCCAAGAAGAGATCGGATCGCCCGACCTTCCGCCCTTTATCGAAGCGAACCTCGACCGACTTCAGGCCGATATGATCTTTTCAGCCGATGGAAGTCAGTGGGATACCGAGACGCCGCAACTGGTTCTGGGTCTGAAAGGGCTCACCTCACTTGAGATCTCGGTTCAGGGCGCGAAATCCGATCTGCATTCTGGCATGCATGGCGGCGGCGTCGCAAATCCCGCGATGGCGCTTGCCCAGTTGCTGGCCAGTATGAAATCGACCAATGGTCGGATCACGGTGAATGGCTTCTACGACGATGTCATCGAGCTGACCGATGAAGATCGCACGGCAATTGCGCGGGTGCCTTGGGATGAAGCGGCCTATCTTGCCCAGACTGGAGCACCAGAGACCTTGGGCGAGCCAGGATATTCCACACGTGAAAATCTGTGGGCACGTCCGACGCTTGAGGTCAATGGGCTGACCAGCGGTTGGCAAGGGGAAGGCACAAAGACCGTTTTGCCCGCGGTTGCTTCGGCTAAGATCACGTGTCGCTTGGTCGCTAATCAGAGTCCTGAAAAGATCTTTGATCTGATCTCCGCCCATGTCGAGGCCGAATGCCCGCCGGGTGTCACCGCTCAGGTATCGCGCAACCCTGGGCGCGCGGACCCATTTCTTGTACCTGCTGGCCACAACGCAACTGCCATCGCGGGTCAGGTTCTCGAAGAGGTTTACGGCAAACCCGCTTATAAAACCCGCGTTGGTGGCTCGATCCCTGTGATGTCGACCTTACTGGACGAACTGGGTTTGCACGCTGTCATGTTTGCCTTTGGACATGAGGATGAAAACCAACATGCACCGGACGAGTTTTTCCGTCTGCCAACCTTCAGACGCGGCCAAACAGCTTACGCGCGGTTGATGGAACTGTTGGGCGAATAGTGCTAACAGCCAACATCGGTTCAACCGTTTTCACAAGCTTCCGACATCACAGCATGAGCGCGATCTATGACATGCCGCACCTCAGCAAGAAACCGATCTTCATGATGCGTGACGAGCCATTGATCATGTTCCAGATCGTCAATCAAAGGTGACACTGGTATCAGGCCCGGCTGCGTGTTTCCAATGAAAGTTGGCAGAACCGCTCGGGCAAGACCTGCATTTGCAAGCTCAAGCGCATTTTGTGGCGCCGTAACTTCGATGGCGTCGTCCTCTTGCGAATGCTCTCTCACCCATCTGGCCGAGGGTGTTTTGGACATCACGCGAACCCAGGTCGAAATGCTTTCATCCGCAGCATAGACTCCAAACCGAACTCGCCCGATCTTGCGACCGGCCAAGCCTATCTCTTCTGGCCGGTGATTTCGAATACCAATCGCGGCTTCCCTGTGCCCGATGTTCAGTAGGTCTTCTGACGAGATGAAACGCAGCCGAACTGACATTGATCCCGTAAGTCTTCCGACAGCGCTGATCAAAATCCTTGTCACCCAGGTCCCGGCCGAAATTTTAACCAACGGTGGTGAGGTGGCAAGGCCGCTTTCCGTGACAGGTAGGACACGCGCTTCGATGCGTTCGACTTTTTTCAACAGCGCTTGTCCGTCCTCAGTCAGATCGTACCCACGCGGTTTACGGTGAAACAACTCAGTTCCCAGATTGCGTTCCAACTCGATCATGCGCCGACCCAGTGTGGGTGCGCTCTTGCCGGTCTGTTCAGCTGCTGGCCCAAGCCCGCCCGCTCTGGCAACCGCAAGAAAAAGCCGCAGGTTGTCCCAGTCAAAGTAGCTTTCATACATGAAATGAAACTTACATTTTATATTGTTGATGAAAAGACTGTGATGGCGTTTCTTCTGAAGTATCAGTCAGGAGACTCACACATGAACTTTCTCGAAACCGAAATCTCACCCCTTGGCATGGGGTGCTGGCCGATTGGTGGCAAAATGTATTGTGGCGAGCAGTCGTTGGGTTACACCCGATCGGACGACGGTGTCTCCATTCGTACAATCCACGCCGCATTGGATGGTGGAATCACACTTTTTGACACCGCTGCCGCCTATGGCGCGGGGCATTCGGAACGTTTGTTAGGCAAAGCGCTCAAGCATCGACCCGACACCCTGATTGTCACAAAGATTGGGGTTGGGATCGATGAAGCGAGCAGGCAGATTTCATTTGACCCCTTCACCCCAGCTCAGGTAGGCCCTGCCCTAGATGGGTGTCTGTCGCGGCTGGAACGGGATCGGATTGATCTCTTGCTGTTGCATGTGAACGATATGCCAATAGACCAGGCCGAGGCCGTGTTTGACGAACTGGACCGTTTAAAAGAGGCGGGGAAGTTGCGCGCCTATGGTTGGAGCACTGACTATTCCCAAAACGCCAGGACGGCCTCGTCCAGGGATGGTTTCAAGGCGGTCGAATACGTGATGAACGTCTTTTTCGATGCGCCTCGCATGCAACAGGTTGTCCAAGAGGAAGGACTGTTGTCCCTTATCCGCTCACCACTTGCGATGGGGCTGCTTTCAGGGAAGTACCATCAGAATACCGTTATCGCATCGGATGATGTGCGCGCATCCGGCGAAAGCTGGATGGAGTACTATACGGATGGCAGGGCAAATCCAGACTTCATGCGACAACTCGATGCGGTTCGCGATTTACTGACTACAAATGGCCGAACGCTTGTGCAGGGGGCTCTCGGGTGGATTTGGGGCCAATCTGAAACATACATACCGATTCCAGGCGCTCGGACAGAAGAACAAATTGAGGGTATTTCAGCGGCATTGACCTTCGGTGCCTTGCCGGTTGCAGCAATAAACGAAATAGAAAGCTTGATAACGCGTAACCCCCACGCCCCAGACCGCCCTAGGTAGCTTTCAGAACTGTATCGATACTGTGCGCTTGCCGCCAATGTCGGCAACGCGGGCTGCCAACGCAGCATTTCAATTTTCTGTTCAAGGTCTGCTATGGGCCTAACCCGTCTAAACGCTGCTGGTGACTTTCAACGCCGACATTCGCAAAGCGGACAGCAATCCGATCAAGTGGTTCTTGTTCTTTGCGCTGTACTTGGCCGCTGTTGAAGAGCGCTGGATAAAATCCGCGTACTGATCAACAGTCAGGTCACAGCTTTCAATCGCACTCGAATACGGCTCCAGGACACGCGCGATGATCTCGGTGTTTCGCTTTGCACCGGCCTCCAGCTCATTCTGACTTGTCGAAGTTACGCCAGCGATGATGTCCTCGGCATTGGGCGAAGACTGCAAGAAATCATAGTGCTCAATGACGGCATATTTGAAGACGATATCAAGTTGTGCTCCAAGTCCGTCAGCTTTTTTAAGACCGGCCTCGATATCCAGAACGACTCTGTCTGCCAGCGATCGGATCGTGGCCTGCAGCACCTCATCCTTGTTTGCGAATGCTTTGTATAGTGTTTGCCGCGAGATGCCCGCTTCATGGGCGATGTCGTTCATGCCCGTTCGCTTCACGCCGTAGCGAAGAAAAAGCTGCTTCGCGGCTTCGAGGATGTAGTCGTAGCGATCTTTCATGATTTACATATTGACAAATGAGCGCTTAGTGTCAACATTGACAATCAATCACAATATGTCAATTTGTCAGGATGCGAGATGTCTAAACAATCTGGAAAAGTCGCGATCGTCACCGGTGCAAACAATGGAATCGGGTTTGAAACGACAGTCGGTATGGCCGAAGCAGGTTTTCACGTCGTCATGGCGTGCCGCAGCCTTGAAAAGGCCGCAGCCGCCAAAGCAAACGTTCTCGCGCGAATTCCTTCCGCATCAATCGACATCCTCGTGCTGGACTTAAGTGATTTGACTTCGGTTCGCGCGTTCGCTGAGGCTTTCCGCGCCCGGTACTCCAAGCTGGATGTGCTGATAAACAACGCGGGTATTCTGCTTTACTCAGCTCAAACAAATGCTGATGGTGTCGAGTTGCAATTCGCAACCAACCACCTGGGACATTTTCTGCTGACCGCACTGCTGATCGACATGTTCCTGGACGACCCCGCATCGCGGATCGTCTCGCTTTCCAGTATCGCCCACAAGAACGCGAACATTCACTTTGACGATCTTACATGCGACCGGGACGGTGGTGTCGCTTACGGTCAATCAAAGCTCGCCTGCCTTCTGTTCGGCGACGAACTGGACCGTCAACTCAAGGCTTCGGGCAAGTTGCTGAAGTCGCTAACTGTGCATCCGGGCGGGTCGGACTCCGGTCTGTTCAACGATTTGGACGAAGAAACGCGCGCTAACATGAAGGCACAAGTCGCACAACTTCTGCACTCCAATGAAGACGCTGCGAGGCCATCTCTGTTCGCCGCTTTGTCTGATCAGGTCAAAGGCGGCGAGTACTACGGCCCTACAGGCCCCGAAGAAATGAGTGGCAAGACCGGGATCGCGATCCGCAATCCAATTTGCGAAGACTACGGTTTGACCGAACGTTTGTGGCGTCTCTCGGAAGAGATGACCGACCAGACATTCACG
The Ruegeria sp. SCSIO 43209 genome window above contains:
- a CDS encoding glutathione S-transferase C-terminal domain-containing protein, which produces MIDTSIEEDQTAITERRARGEFVRGVSGFRHAVGDPDFPAEPNRYHLFVALNCPWCHRVTLARSVLGLQDGVTMDVAFPNRTGKDDPEGPNLWEFAPNRIASLTSETLPECTGETGTGRGLRLAKDIYRAEGSEEQSLPILYDKKSGQIVSNESAEIIRMLDASAESLGGTIPAKRRVRLYPDDEALRQHIHNLNDLIYTAINNGAYKAGFSSDQTIYTAAFDAYFEALEQLEQLLSDGRPFLTGIHFTEADLRLFPTLYRHDPVYYVRMKLNGARILDYPYLWRWLCRVYALPGVANSGSLVHCRQGYFGRSWNGVVPRGPSKPMSYPEAYLRPDLAVL
- a CDS encoding aldo/keto reductase: MGCWPIGGKMYCGEQSLGYTRSDDGVSIRTIHAALDGGITLFDTAAAYGAGHSERLLGKALKHRPDTLIVTKIGVGIDEASRQISFDPFTPAQVGPALDGCLSRLERDRIDLLLLHVNDMPIDQAEAVFDELDRLKEAGKLRAYGWSTDYSQNARTASSRDGFKAVEYVMNVFFDAPRMQQVVQEEGLLSLIRSPLAMGLLSGKYHQNTVIASDDVRASGESWMEYYTDGRANPDFMRQLDAVRDLLTTNGRTLVQGALGWIWGQSETYIPIPGARTEEQIEGISAALTFGALPVAAINEIESLITRNPHAPDRPR
- a CDS encoding oxidoreductase, producing the protein MSKQSGKVAIVTGANNGIGFETTVGMAEAGFHVVMACRSLEKAAAAKANVLARIPSASIDILVLDLSDLTSVRAFAEAFRARYSKLDVLINNAGILLYSAQTNADGVELQFATNHLGHFLLTALLIDMFLDDPASRIVSLSSIAHKNANIHFDDLTCDRDGGVAYGQSKLACLLFGDELDRQLKASGKLLKSLTVHPGGSDSGLFNDLDEETRANMKAQVAQLLHSNEDAARPSLFAALSDQVKGGEYYGPTGPEEMSGKTGIAIRNPICEDYGLTERLWRLSEEMTDQTFTI
- a CDS encoding TetR/AcrR family transcriptional regulator, whose product is MKDRYDYILEAAKQLFLRYGVKRTGMNDIAHEAGISRQTLYKAFANKDEVLQATIRSLADRVVLDIEAGLKKADGLGAQLDIVFKYAVIEHYDFLQSSPNAEDIIAGVTSTSQNELEAGAKRNTEIIARVLEPYSSAIESCDLTVDQYADFIQRSSTAAKYSAKNKNHLIGLLSALRMSALKVTSSV
- a CDS encoding LysR family transcriptional regulator; translation: MYESYFDWDNLRLFLAVARAGGLGPAAEQTGKSAPTLGRRMIELERNLGTELFHRKPRGYDLTEDGQALLKKVERIEARVLPVTESGLATSPPLVKISAGTWVTRILISAVGRLTGSMSVRLRFISSEDLLNIGHREAAIGIRNHRPEEIGLAGRKIGRVRFGVYAADESISTWVRVMSKTPSARWVREHSQEDDAIEVTAPQNALELANAGLARAVLPTFIGNTQPGLIPVSPLIDDLEHDQWLVTHHEDRFLAEVRHVIDRAHAVMSEACENG
- a CDS encoding dipeptidase; the protein is MSWTEYLDTHQSRFVEELCDFIRIPSVSAKPENAGDVRKAGQWVVDRLVMAGMENVQMMETAGHPVVCADWLHAGSDAPTILIYGHFDVQPAEPFELWSSPPFEPTIRGDRIYGRGATDDKGAMLIPILAAEALMAKTGKLPVNVRFFFEGQEEIGSPDLPPFIEANLDRLQADMIFSADGSQWDTETPQLVLGLKGLTSLEISVQGAKSDLHSGMHGGGVANPAMALAQLLASMKSTNGRITVNGFYDDVIELTDEDRTAIARVPWDEAAYLAQTGAPETLGEPGYSTRENLWARPTLEVNGLTSGWQGEGTKTVLPAVASAKITCRLVANQSPEKIFDLISAHVEAECPPGVTAQVSRNPGRADPFLVPAGHNATAIAGQVLEEVYGKPAYKTRVGGSIPVMSTLLDELGLHAVMFAFGHEDENQHAPDEFFRLPTFRRGQTAYARLMELLGE